A single genomic interval of Musa acuminata AAA Group cultivar baxijiao chromosome BXJ3-4, Cavendish_Baxijiao_AAA, whole genome shotgun sequence harbors:
- the LOC135635466 gene encoding G-type lectin S-receptor-like serine/threonine-protein kinase B120 gives MAAACYVSGRLTFLSCFVFFFFFFRISSFCFFAHATDTLTQGQSITDGQTLVSAGNVFELRFFSPGNSSHGRYVGILYHSSISATQTVVWVANREAPITGSGGRLMVTSDGDLVVLDGAGGSVWSTNSSAAPSNSSTTLQLLDTGNLVLQDGGGGTLWQSFDHPTHTFLPGMKLSLNTTTGKALLFTSWKSPEDPSAGNYTLGLDPNGSAQIFIWDRGVPRWRSGQWNGHRFIGTVMRSLYIYGFDYETDESQGIAYYTYTPHNASLVRFVMEWDGMERTFMQVQETRQWEIVWGQPINQCEVYGMCGVYGTCSDDGTTTTCSCLQGFEPRSSTEWSDGNWTSGCARKTPLLCQLNSSSNEDGFFTLPGAKLPDHSDWASTIGSESGCQEACSSNCSCRAYAYAASDIGCLLWGHDLIDIYQFEFPQDGYDLHVKLAASDLDAASDKTKLRVIVAVGCALGLLLAIIICFFLWWKYGSRAKVSWKKKRQQENTVLHPSGEVVSEFSSIYGEETQEGKASEPLFTFDCIATATGYFSDSNKLGEGGFGHVYKGTLPGGQEVAVKRLSRSSGQGLEEFKNEVILIAKLQHRNLVKLLGCCIQGEEKILIYEYLPNKSLDAIIFDTSKKELLDWKKRFNIIEGIARGLLYLHRDSRLRIVHRDLKASNVLLDENMNPKISDFGMARIFGADENQGNTNRVVGTFGYMSPEYAMEGLFSVRSDVYSFGILVLEILTARRNSSFHRMENAVNIVGYAWQMWNEDRAVELIDPTIRSASMISQALRCVHIALLCVQDRASDRPDIDAVIRMMGSGSGPLPMPRQPMFVAVGSPDVTETKIANKYESFSTYDVTITMVQGR, from the exons ATGGCTGCGGCTTGCTACGTATCCGGAAGACTTACCTTCCTCTCTtgtttcgtcttcttcttcttcttcttccgcatctCTTCCTTCTGTTTCTTCGCTCATGCCACGGACACCTTGACCCAGGGCCAATCCATCACAGATGGGCAGACCTTGGTGTCAGCCGGGAACGTCTTCGAGCTGCGATTCTTCAGCCCCGGGAACTCCAGCCATGGTCGCTACGTCGGCATCTTGTACCACTCGAGCATCTCGGCCACCCAAACCGTGGTCTGGGTGGCCAACCGGGAGGCTCCCATCACGGGCTCCGGCGGCCGTCTGATGGTCACGAGCGACGGAGATCTGGTGGTGCTCGATGGAGCAGGAGGCTCTGTTTGGTCTACCAACTCGTCGGCGGCGCCCAGCAACAGCTCCACCACCCTACAGCTCTTGGACACCGGCAACCTTGTTCTCCAAGACGGCGGAGGAGGAACGCTGTGGCAGAGCTTCGATCACCCGACCCACACGTTCCTCCCTGGCATGAAGTTGAGTCTCAACACGACGACGGGCAAGGCGCTGCTCTTCACGTCGTGGAAGAGCCCCGAGGATCCATCGGCAGGGAACTACACGTTGGGCCTCGACCCCAATGGATCGGCGCAGATCTTCATATGGGACCGAGGGGTGCCACGGTGGAGATCGGGGCAATGGAACGGGCACAGGTTCATAGGCACGGTGAtgaggtcgctctacatctacgGCTTCGACTACGAGACCGATGAGAGCCAAGGGATCGCCTACTACACGTACACTCCGCACAACGCTTCCCTGGTGAGGTTCGTCATGGAGTGGGACGGCATGGAGAGGACGTTCATGCAGGTGCAGGAGACGAGGCAGTGGGAGATCGTGTGGGGGCAGCCCATCAACCAGTGCGAGGTCTACGGCATGTGCGGGGTTTACGGGACGTGCAGCGACGACGGGACGACGACGACGTGTAGCTGCCTGCAAGGGTTCGAGCCGCGGTCAAGCACGGAGTGGAGCGACGGTAACTGGACCAGTGGGTGCGCGAGAAAGACTCCATTACTTTGCCAGCTAAACAGCAGCAGCAATGAAGATGGATTCTTCACGCTGCCGGGGGCGAAGCTGCCGGACCATTCAGACTGGGCTTCCACGATCGGAAGCGAATCGGGGTGCCAAGAAGCTTGCTCGAGCAACTGTTCTTGCAGGGCCTACGCTTACGCTGCTTCCGACATAGGATGCTTGTTATGGGGGCATGATCTCATCGACATCTACCAGTTCGAGTTTCCTCAGGACGGCTATGATCTCCATGTCAAGCTCGCGGCGTCTGATCTTG ATGCTGCAAGCGACAAGACCAAGTTGAGGGTGATAGTGGCGGTAGGATGTGCACTGGGGTTACTGCTTGCCATCATCATATGTTTCTTCTTGTGGTGGAAGTACGGTTCAAGAGCAAAAG TTTCCTGGAAGAAGAAAAGGCAGCAAGAGAACACAGTATTGCATCCAAGTGGAGAAGTAGTATCGGAATTCTCGAGCATCTACGGAGAAGAAACGCAAGAAGGAAAAGCTTCTGAGCCACTGTTCACGTTTGACTGCATAGCGACTGCCACCGGTTACTTCAGCGACTCAAATAAGCTCGGCGAAGGAGGTTTTGGCCATGTTTACAAG GGAACGCTGCCTGGTGGACAAGAAGTGGCTGTCAAAAGGCTCTCCAGGAGTTCAGGGCAGGGGTTGGAGGAGTTCAAGAACGAGGTCATACTGATCGCCAAGCTGCAGCACAGGAACCTGGTCAAGTTGCTCGGCTGCTGCATTCAAGGAGAAGAGAAGATCCTCATCTACGAGTACCTGCCCAACAAAAGCTTGGATGCCATCATCTTCG ATACATCGAAGAAAGAGCTACTGGACTGGAAGAAACGCTTCAACATCATCGAAGGGATTGCTCGTGGCCTTCTCTATCTTCACAGGGATTCCAGGTTGCGCATCGTTCACCGTGACCTAAAAGCCAGCAACGTCTTGTTGGACGAGAACATGAACCCTAAGATATCGGACTTCGGCATGGCAAGGATCTTCGGAGCCGACGAAAACCAAGGCAACACGAATCGTGTCGTCGGGACGTT TGGATACATGTCGCCTGAGTACGCCATGGAAGGTCTCTTCTCGGTGAGGTCCGACGTCTACAGCTTCGGAATCTTAGTGTTGGAGATCCTGACAGCAAGGAGGAACAGCAGCTTCCATCGGATGGAGAACGCCGTCAACATCGTGGGATAC GCGTGGCAGATGTGGAACGAGGACAGAGCGGTGGAGCTGATAGATCCGACGATACGGTCGGCCTCCATGATTTCTCAAGCGCTGAGATGCGTGCATATAGCCCTGTTGTGCGTGCAGGATCGAGCGAGCGATCGACCTGACATCGACGCCGTCATCCGCATGATGGGGAGTGGGAGCGGCCCTCTTCCCATGCCTAGACAACCCATGTTTGTGGCAGTGGGAAGCCCAGATGTTACGGAGACGAAGATTGCCAACAAGTACGAGTCATTCTCCACCTACGACGTCACAATTACAATGGTTCAAGGGAGATAG
- the LOC135635882 gene encoding G-type lectin S-receptor-like serine/threonine-protein kinase At2g19130, whose translation MDTNIFSLPVLLSLLFFSQPIHRSSASDTISIGQSLSGRQTMIAKEGNFELGFFTPGNSGNYYVGIWYKKLPGQTVVWVANRGNPVSNATDAELRLSDDGNLVVLNSFKVPIWSSNSTISTSNASVAVLLDTGNLVLKDGSNSSTLLWQSFDHPTDTWMPGGWLGVNKITGEYQSITSWENPENPAPGPFAQSMDPDGSNQYVILWNGSEIYWSSGLWNGQYFTGVPGTKESTAFNFTFVDNRDRKFATYTIADSAFITRYVIDSAGQGRQWYWLNTTQEWQTVFTQPLAHCDVYSLCGPFGICNQKNSQLCQCLVGFVPTSIHEWQLNDWNSGCKRRTGLQCGNRTSDNGEKDGFLFMPNVGLPANPRRLTAGSDKECKAACLSNCSCTAYSFQNGCSIWSGALRSLRQLDDGDNEGGDPLYIRLATTDLPSSSGSSHKLTTGIVIGIAAAGVVISFSAVFVLIWACRRRKITQTSEQADVSLIPFPYSDLQRATKNFSEKLGGGGFGAVYKGTLPDSAVVAVKKLEGLRQGEKQFRAEVSTLGAVQHVNLVRLRGFCCDRDERLLVYEYMPGGSLDSYLSGDNTAVLGWKQRYQLLLGIARGLAYLHESCRERIIHCDVKPDNILLDANFCPKVADFGMAKLMGRDFSRVLTTMRGTVGYLAPEWLSGLPITPKVDVYSFGMMVLELVSGKRNSLHSGGDNGAAFYPYWAAKQITEENTLSLLDSRLEETPPDEEELTRVCRVACWCIQDAESQRPTMGQVVQILEGSLEVNKPPMPLGLKILMEEEGKIAYQLPSTDPSASVATDTSEDSVPLQGR comes from the coding sequence ATGGACACCAACATCTTCTCTCTTCCggtccttctttcccttctcttcttctctcaaCCTATCCATCGCTCTTCGGCAAGCGATACCATTTCTATCGGTCAATCTCTCTCTGGAAGGCAGACGATGATCGCCAAGGAAGGCAACTTTGAGCTGGGCTTCTTCACTCCAGGTAACTCCGGCAACTACTACGTAGGCATATGGTACAAGAAACTCCCGGGGCAGACTGTTGTTTGGGTGGCAAACAGAGGCAACCCCGTCTCCAACGCCACCGATGCAGAGTTGCGTCTCTCCGATGATGGCAATTTAGTCGTCCTCAACAGCTTCAAAGTCCCCATCTGGTCTTCCAACTCCACCATATCAACCTCGAACGCCAGCGTGGCGGTCCTTCTCGACACTGGAAATCTTGTGCTGAAAGATGGGTCGAACTCGTCCACTCTACTCTGGCAGAGCTTCGATCATCCCACCGACACATGGATGCCGGGAGGATGGCTTGGAGTGAACAAGATCACAGGGGAGTACCAGAGCATCACCTCGTGGGAAAACCCGGAGAACCCTGCGCCCGGGCCTTTCGCTCAGAGCATGGACCCTGACGGCTCCAACCAGTATGTTATCCTGTGGAATGGATCTGAAATATATTGGAGTAGCGGGCTCTGGAATGGCCAGTACTTCACCGGAGTCCCTGGAACCAAAGAAAGCACTGCGTTCAACTTCACCTTCGTCGACAACCGTGACCGGAAGTTCGCTACGTACACGATCGCCGATAGTGCTTTCATAACTCGCTACGTGATCGACTCAGCCGGACAGGGCAGGCAGTGGTACTGGCTCAACACGACCCAGGAATGGCAGACAGTCTTCACGCAACCATTAGCTCACTGCGATGTCTATTCTCTCTGCGGGCCCTTTGGCATCTGCAACCAGAAGAACTCCCAACTCTGCCAGTGTCTGGTTGGATTTGTGCCGACTTCGATCCATGAGTGGCAGCTGAATGACTGGAACTCAGGATGTAAAAGAAGAACTGGATTACAGTGCGGGAATCGAACCTCGGACAACGGAGAGAAAGATGGATTTCTGTTTATGCCCAACGTGGGATTGCCTGCCAACCCAAGGAGATTGACGGCTGGAAGTGATAAAGAATGCAAAGCTGCTTGCTTGAGCAATTGCTCGTGCACCGCATACTCCTTCCAAAATGGATGTTCGATTTGGAGCGGGGCTCTTCGGAGCCTTCGGCAGCTTGATGATGGTGACAACGAGGGTGGTGATCCTCTTTACATCCGCCTTGCCACCACCGATCTCCCCAGTTCGAGCGGTAGTTCTCATAAGCTGACTACAGGAATCGTTATAGGAATAGCTGCTGCAGGAGTCGTCATCTCTTTTTCCGCCGTCTTCGTCCTAATTTGGGCTTGTCGAAGAAGGAAAATAACCCAAACGTCAGAGCAAGCAGATGTTTCTTTGATCCCATTTCCATACAGCGATTTGCAGCGTGCCACCAAGAACTTCTCTGAGAAGCTGGGAGGTGGAGGCTTTGGCGCTGTCTACAAAGGCACTCTGCCAGACTCGGCCGTGGTAGCCGTGAAGAAGCTCGAAGGGCTCAGGCAGGGCGAGAAGCAATTCCGAGCAGAAGTGAGCACACTGGGTGCGGTTCAGCACGTCAATCTTGTTCGTCTTCGTGGCTTCTGCTGCGACAGAGACGAAAGGCTTCTggtctacgagtacatgcccGGCGGTTCTTTGGACTCGTATCTCTCGGGAGACAACACTGCAGTTCTAGGCTGGAAGCAGAGGTACCAACTACTTCTCGGGATCGCAAGGGGATTGGCCTACCTCCATGAGAGCTGCAGGGAGCGCATCATCCACTGTGACGTGAAGCCGGACAACATACTTCTCGACGCAAACTTCTGCCCCAAAGTAGCAGACTTCGGCATGGCGAAGCTGATGGGGCGCGACTTCAGTCGGGTGCTGACCACCATGCGCGGAACCGTAGGCTACCTCGCGCCGGAGTGGCTCTCAGGCCTACCCATCACCCCCAAGGTTGACGTTTACAGCTTCGGTATGATGGTCCTCGAACTGGTGTCGGGAAAGCGGAACTCGTTGCACTCTGGTGGGGATAACGGCGCAGCATTCTATCCTTACTGGGCCGCGAAGCAGATCACGGAGGAGAACACACTGAGCTTGCTGGACTCCAGACTGGAAGAAACTCCTCCTGATGAGGAAGAGCTAACCAGAGTGTGTAGAGTCGCCTGCTGGTGCATTCAAGACGCGGAGTCGCAGAGGCCTACGATGGGGCAGGTTGTGCAGATTCTGGAGGGAAGCTTGGAGGTGAACAAGCCGCCGATGCCGCTGGGACTGAAGATTCTAATGGAAGAGGAGGGCAAGATCGCGTACCAGTTGCCGTCCACCGACCCATCGGCCTCCGTAGCCACCGATACGTCCGAGGATTCCGTACCCCTCCAAGGAAGATGA
- the LOC135637189 gene encoding receptor-like serine/threonine-protein kinase SD1-8, whose product MTKASVLLCLLTASILCSPAIGGDTVTPNRPLVDDGETSLISAGGSFELGFFSPVGSTNRYIGIWYHRIPIQTVVWVANRQRPVTGRSGKLSLETDGALVITDGKNSTVIWSSGSLALGNPVARLLDNGNFVVEEEGSDDDPRGFAWQSFDFLTDTLLPGMKIGWNLTSRLDRNLTAWRSVSDPAPGEYANGIDEHGNPQIFLWSRSRPYWRGGSWNGRQFSGIQDMKTDDVIHMVFVVDAREIVYSFYTRDPSVVSRLVMNQSGILQRLVWLEDRERWSVFWSAPQDQCDDMLSPCGPYGVCHPNEFAMCKCLQGFHPKNRSRWSPREGTDGCVRNTELDCRNGTDGFITLSSVKIPDTSTSMVVRSMSLEECEVLCRRNCSCKAYASANISGTGSGSGCIIWTTELTDIKMYDSGSGQDIYVRLAAADLGSESNQSHRNHVVVIIIVVSALATFFLLSVACFVWRRKKRRNRYIDEETHEQDLDLPLYDLDTIAGATGNFSMDNKLGEGGFGLVYKGKLRELQEIAVKRLSETSTQGLAELKNEVTLIAKLQHRNLVRLLGCCIQAGERMLIYEYMPHGSLDSILFDKTKGALLDWQTRYNIIVGIARGLLYLHRDSRFRIIHRDLKASNILLDKDMNPKISDFGMARMFGGDETDARTRRVVGTYGYMSPEYAMDGIFSVKSDVFSFGVLVLEIVSGRKNRGVYQSSHHLNLLAHVWSLWNEGKGLELADASMGPSSLPVAEVMKCIKVGLLCVQDRPEYRPTMSSVVEMLGGDSALLPQPRQPGFIVAKDPSETNSSTSKQDSSTNHVSMTMLEGR is encoded by the exons ATGACGAAGGCCTCGGTGCTTCTCTGCCTTCTCACTGCTTCTATCCTCTGTTCCCCCGCCATTGGAGGCGACACTGTCACACCCAACCGACCTCTCGTCGACGACGGAGAAACCAGCTTAATTTCCGCTGGTGGCAGCTTCGAGTTGGGCTTCTTTAGCCCCGTCGGTTCTACCAACCGCTACATCGGCATATGGTACCACCGCATCCCGATCCAGACAGTGGTCTGGGTTGCCAACCGCCAGCGGCCGGTCACCGGCCGTTCCGGAAAGCTGTCCTTGGAGACGGACGGAGCACTCGTGATCACCGATGGCAAGAACTCCACCGTCATCTGGTCCTCGGGTTCGCTGGCCCTTGGGAACCCAGTGGCGCGGCTACTCGACAACGGGAACTTCGTCGTGGAGGAGGAGGGCAGTGACGACGACCCGAGAGGCTTTGCGTGGCAGAGCTTCGACTTCCTGACGGACACGCTTTTGCCGGGCATGAAGATTGGGTGGAACCTAACGAGCCGGCTGGACCGCAACCTCACGGCTTGGAGGAGCGTCAGCGATCCGGCGCCGGGCGAGTATGCCAACGGCATCGACGAGCACGGGAATCCCCAAATATTTCTGTGGTCCAGGAGCCGGCCGTACTGGCGTGGGGGTTCATGGAACGGCCGCCAGTTCAGTGGCATCCAGGACATGAAGACCGACGACGTGATCCACATGGTGTTCGTGGTGGACGCCCGCGAGATCGTGTACTCGTTCTACACGCGCGACCCCTCGGTCGTCTCAAGGCTGGTCATGAACCAGTCGGGCATCCTGCAGCGCCTGGTGTGGCTCGAAGACAGAGAGAGGTGGAGCGTCTTCTGGTCCGCGCCCCAGGACCAGTGCGACGACATGTTGTCGCCCTGCGGCCCCTACGGCGTCTGCCACCCCAACGAATTCGCGATGTGTAAGTGCTTGCAGGGGTTTCACCCCAAGAATCGCAGCAGATGGAGTCCGAGGGAGGGGACGGACGGATGCGTGCGGAACACGGAGTTGGACTGCCGGAACGGGACCGATGGGTTTATCACACTCAGCAGCGTGAAGATACCGGACACGTCGACGTCGATGGTGGTCAGGAGCATGAGCCTGGAGGAGTGCGAGGTTTTGTGCCGGAGGAATTGCTCCTGCAAAGCCTATGCCAGCGCCAACATCAGTGGGAccgggagcggcagcgggtgcATCATATGGACGACGGAGCTCACCGATATCAAAATGTACGACAGTGGTTCAGGACAAGATATCTATGTCAGGCTGGCGGCTGCCGACCTTG GCTCTGAATCAAACCAGTCTCACCGGAATCATGTGGTCGTGATCATCATCGTAGTCTCTGCTCTGGCAACCTTTTTCCTGCTTTCTGTTGCTTGCTTCgtttggagaaggaagaagagaagaa ATCGCTACATTGACGAAGAAACACACGAACAGGACTTGGACCTCCCACTATATGATTTAGACACAATAGCAGGCGCCACCGGCAACTTCTCCATGGACAACAAGCTTGGTGAGGGCGGTTTTGGTCTAGTATACAAG GGTAAGCTGCGGGAGCTACAAGAGATAGCTGTGAAGAGGTTATCCGAGACATCGACGCAGGGCCTGGCTGAGTTAAAGAACGAGGTAACGCTAATTGCGAAGCTACAGCACCGTAACCTCGTCCGGCTTCTGGGTTGCTGCATCCAAGCAGGGGAGAGGATGCTGATCTACGAGTACATGCCCCACGGAAGCTTGGATTCCATCTTGTTTG ACAAGACTAAAGGGGCATTGTTGGACTGGCAAACACGGTACAACATCATCGTGGGGATTGCTCGAGGCCTTCTGTACCTCCACCGTGATTCTAGATTCAGAATCATTCACAGGGATCTGAAAGCTAGCAACATCCTTCTTGACAAGGATATGAACCCCAAGATATCGGACTTTGGCATGGCAAGGATGTTTGGAGGGGACGAAACAGACGCAAGAACCAGGAGAGTCGTCGGGACGTA TGGATACATGTCTCCCGAGTACGCCATGGACGGAATCTTCTCGGTGAAATCTGACGTCTTCAGCTTCGGTGTTTTGGTGCTGGAAATCGTAAGTGGCAGAAAGAACAGAGGAGTCTATCAATCTTCACACCACCTAAATCTTCTAGCACAT gtATGGAGTCTTTGGAATGAAGGTAAAGGGCTGGAATTAGCGGATGCGTCAATGGGGCCGTCGTCGCTTCCCGTGGCCGAAGTCATGAAGTGTATAAAGGTGGGACTTTTGTGCGTTCAAGATCGACCAGAATACAGACCAACGATGTCGTCGGTGGTGGAGATGTTGGGCGGTGACAGTGCTCTCCTACCGCAGCCAAGACAACCAGGTTTTATCGTTGCAAAAGATCCATCTGAAACCAATTCATCTACAAGCAAGCAAGACTCGTCCACAAACCACGTATCGATGACGATGTTGGAAGGTCGATGA
- the LOC135586019 gene encoding receptor-like serine/threonine-protein kinase SD1-8, which produces MPRRMTKASVLLYLLTASILCSPAIGGDTVTPNRPLVDDGETSLISAGGSFELGFFSPVGSTNRYIGIWYHRIPIQTVVWVANRQRPVTGRSGKLSLETDGALVITDGKNSTVIWSSGPLALGNPVARLLDNGNFVVEEEGSDDDPRSFAWQSFDFLTDTLLPSMKIGWNLTSGLNRNLTAWRSVSDPAPSKYGTGFDVHGVPQIFLWSGSRRYWRGGSWNGRQFSGIQEMKTDNVFDMVFVGDAREVVYSFYMRQSSVVSRLVMSQSGMLQRLVWIEESEMWSVFWFAPNDHCDNMLSPCGPYGVCYPNESPKCKCLQGFHPKNPRSWDLRDGTDGCVRNTALDCRNGTDGFITLSSVKIPHTSTSMVDRSMSLEECEDLCRRNCSCKAYASANISGSESSSGCIIWTTELTDIKMYDSGSGQDIYVRLAAADLGSESSQSHRNHVVVIIIVVSALATFFLLSVACFVWRRKKRRNRYIDEETHEQDLDLPLYDLDTISGATGNFSKDNKLGEGGFGLVYKGKLRELQEIAVKRLSETSTQGLAEFKNEVTLIAKLQHRNLVRLLGCCIQAGERMLIYEYMPHGSLDSFLFDKTKGALLDWQTRYNIIVGIARGLLYLHRDSRFRIIHRDLKASNILLDKDMNPKISDFGMARMFGGDETDARTRRVVGTYGYMSPEYAMDGIFSAKSDVFSFGVLVLEIVSGKKNRGVYQSAHHLNLLAHIWSLWNEGKGLELADGSMGQSSLSVAEVMRCIKVGLLCVQARPEDRPTMSSVVVMLGGDSALLPQPRQPGFISASETDSSTSKQDSSTNHASMTTMLEGR; this is translated from the exons ATGCCCAGGAGGATGACCAAGGCCTCGGTGCTTCTCTACCTTCTCACTGCTTCTATCCTCTGTTCCCCCGCCATTGGAGGCGACACTGTCACACCCAACCGACCTCTCGTCGACGACGGAGAAACCAGCTTAATTTCCGCTGGTGGCAGCTTCGAGTTGGGCTTCTTTAGCCCCGTCGGTTCTACCAACCGCTACATCGGCATATGGTACCACCGCATCCCGATCCAGACCGTGGTCTGGGTTGCCAACCGCCAGCGGCCGGTCACCGGCCGTTCCGGAAAGCTGTCCTTGGAGACGGACGGAGCACTCGTGATCACCGACGGCAAGAACTCCACCGTCATCTGGTCCTCGGGCCCGCTGGCCCTTGGGAACCCAGTGGCCCGGCTCCTCGACAACGGGAACTTCGTCGTGGAGGAGGAGGGCAGTGACGACGATCCGAGAAGCTTTGCGTGGCAGAGCTTCGATTTCCTGACGGACACACTTCTGCCGAGCATGAAGATCGGGTGGAACCTGACGAGCGGGCTGAACCGCAACCTCACGGCATGGAGGAGCGTCAGCGATCCGGCGCCGAGCAAATACGGCACCGGCTTCGACGTGCACGGGGTTCCGCAGATATTTCTGTGGTCCGGGAGCCGGCGGTACTGGCGCGGGGGTTCATGGAACGGCCGCCAGTTCAGTGGCATCCAGGAGATGAAGACCGACAACGTGTTCGACATGGTGTTCGTGGGGGACGCCCGCGAGGTCGTGTACTCGTTCTACATGCGACAATCCTCGGTCGTCTCGAGGTTGGTCATGAGCCAGTCGGGCATGCTGCAGCGTTTGGTGTGGATCGAAGAAAGTGAGATGTGGAGCGTCTTCTGGTTCGCGCCCAACGACCATTGCGACAACATGTTGTCGCCCTGCGGCCCCTACGGCGTCTGCTACCCCAACGAGTCGCCGAAGTGCAAGTGCTTGCAGGGGTTTCACCCCAAGAATCCCAGGAGCTGGGATCTCAGGGACGGGACGGACGGCTGCGTAAGGAACACGGCGTTGGACTGCCGGAACGGGACCGACGGGTTCATCACGCTCAGCAGCGTAAAGATACCGCACACGTCGACGTCGATGGTGGACAGGAGCATGAGCCTGGAGGAGTGCGAGGATTTGTGCCGGAGGAACTGCTCCTGCAAAGCGTATGCCAGTGCCAACATCAGTGGAAGTGAGAGCAGCAGCGGGTGCATCATATGGACGACGGAGCTCACCGATATCAAAATGTACGACAGTGGTTCAGGACAAGATATCTATGTCAGGCTGGCGGCTGCCGACCTTG GATCTGAATCAAGCCAGTCTCACCGGAATCATGTGGTCGTGATCATCATCGTAGTCTCTGCTCTGGCAACCTTTTTCCTGCTTTCTGTTGCTTGCTTCGTTTggcgaaggaagaagagaagaa ATCGCTACATTGACGAAGAAACACACGAACAAGACTTGGACCTACCACTATATGATTTGGACACGATATCAGGCGCCACCGGCAACTTCTCCAAGGACAACAAGCTTGGTGAGGGCGGTTTTGGTCTAGTATACAAG GGTAAGCTGCGGGAGCTACAAGAGATAGCTGTGAAGAGGTTATCCGAGACATCGACGCAGGGCCTGGCTGAGTTCAAGAACGAGGTAACGCTAATTGCCAAGCTACAGCACCGTAACCTCGTCCGGCTTCTCGGTTGCTGCATCCAAGCAGGGGAGAGGATGCTGATCTACGAGTACATGCCCCACGGAAGCTTGGATTCCTTCTTGTTTG ACAAGACTAAAGGGGCATTGTTGGACTGGCAAACACGGTACAACATCATCGTGGGGATTGCTCGAGGCCTTCTGTACCTCCACCGTGATTCTAGATTCAGAATCATTCACAGGGATCTGAAAGCTAGTAACATCCTTCTTGACAAGGATATGAACCCCAAGATATCGGACTTTGGCATGGCAAGGATGTTTGGAGGGGACGAAACAGACGCAAGAACCAGGAGAGTCGTCGGGACGTA TGGATACATGTCTCCCGAGTACGCCATGGACGGAATCTTCTCGGCGAAATCTGACGTCTTCAGCTTCGGTGTTTTGGTGCTGGAAATCGTAAGTGGCAAAAAGAACAGAGGAGTCTATCAATCTGCACACCACCTAAATCTTCTAGCACAT atATGGAGTCTTTGGAACGAAGGTAAAGGGTTGGAATTAGCGGATGGGTCAATGGGGCAGTCGTCTCTTTCCGTGGCAGAAGTCATGAGGTGTATAAAGGTGGGACTTTTGTGCGTTCAAGCGCGACCAGAAGACAGACCAACGATGTCGTCGGTGGTGGTGATGTTGGGCGGCGACAGTGCTCTCCTACCACAACCAAGACAACCAGGTTTTATCAGTGCATCTGAAACCGATTCATCTACGAGCAAGCAAGACTCGTCCACAAACCACGCATCGATGACGACGATGTTGGAAGGCCGATAG